Sequence from the Plectropomus leopardus isolate mb unplaced genomic scaffold, YSFRI_Pleo_2.0 unplaced_scaffold27313, whole genome shotgun sequence genome:
gaaacaatGAAAATCATCCTGCTTATTAATTATTTGCTtacttactttatttattaaactcAACCAGTTTCCTAATTCTTTTAAGTGCTGTTCAGTTCAGTCAGATAAACTTGATTTAGTTGCCATCGccgagaaaaaaacaagttaattttactgaaataagaaaataacaagaatttttaagtaaatcttaaaaaagatgtaaagtAAACGTAACTTATAGGtaagattatattttttcaacactgtaggtTTTCTAGATTTCCTTAAAGTAAGatcagtttttcagattttacagagtaaagagtctttaatttttttcctttcgtTCGTACAGTTTTTCCGTCTTTGTCGAGGTCGAGTCTCAAAAGTTAAGCGTGACCTCCGCTCGTCGCCTGAGCGTCTCAGCAGTGAAACTTGAAGATAATCAGGACGATCCTCTTGTACTCCTTCCTGAAGTTGTGGTTCAGGACGCCGTAGACGACGGCGTTGAGGCAGCTGTTGAAGTACGCCATGAAGTAGCTGGCCGTGAACAGCCACTCCGGTATCGCCCGGCTCAGCCTGGAGTCCAGCGCCACCGCCAGCCCGATCAGGTTCAGCGGCGCCCAACAGACGGCGAAGAGCACAAACACGACGAACATGGTGAGGAAGTTGCGAAGGTCGTGCGGCTTGATCTTTGGCCGCGAGTCCGGTTTGACCCGCCGCCTCACCTGGATGACGAGGATCCAGATGCGGAGGTAACAGTAGCTGACGATGCCGATGGGCAGGATGAAGTGCACCACCACCACCGTGATGGTGTACAGCGAGCTCACCGACTGCGCGAAGGTGCACGAGTACACCCGCGGGTCGTACTGCAGCGACTCCACGAACCAGTTGGGCACGATGGCGAGGATGGTGAGCGCCCAGACGATGACGACGTAGCACATGGTGTTGCTGTTGGAGAAGAGTTTGTCGTACTTAAGGCTGTGGCAGATGTAGCAGTAGCGGTTGATGGCGATGCCCGTGATGTTGAAGATGGAGCCGATGACGCTGAGGCCCATCAGGAAGCCGCTGATCTGACAGTGGATGTAGCCGGCGATCCAGCCGTCGTGGAAGATGGCGGTCAGGACCAGCGGGTAGGGATAGATGGCGACCACCAGGTCAGCAAGAGCCAGGCTCACCACGAAGGCGTTTCCTGCAGACACGAGAGCGGCAGAGCGTCAGGAGGCGGGACAGGTTCatcagacagaagaagaaacaatgaaataaatcaataaataaaaataacaataataataatctgtgtTGCACCTTTTATTCATAAAATGCAGATTagttaatttctgtcaaaaacttgaaaagaaggcaacttaagaggaaatgaactccccaaaaatagcataaaagaagtttttaaaaaagaaagaaaatacaagaaaattacctgaaaatgttcacacaaaaatacaattttaaaaagccatgaaggttacttaaaaaataacaataaaaaaaagtagaaaaatgacctgaaaacgggttgagtttttttaaaaatagatcaCTTTGTAAATCGAGCGGCGGACAAAATCCATGAGGCCAAACATTCACATCACATTCCTCGCAGcttcactttaaccctttgaaacctgaacaaacagagttgatttcagtcaaaaacatggaaataaggcAAAGCTGAAGGCAgcttaagaggaaatgaccctaaaaactgaataaaatgagttgggttttttttttttaaaaaaaaaaagacagcacaaaaatcacctaaaaatttGCAcgcacaaaaagcaaaaagctttttaataataaaaaaagaacaaacaaggaAAGTACTTGAAAATGGTgattaagaaataataataataatcattttgtaacataattttaaatacagacttatgatcattataaatatacttgaacaaacattttcccccagctttttaaaaaataaataattttctaaatccgCTCGTTTCTTGCCCAGTTGCTCTgcgcctttttttaaatgtgttttttaaaaagaactgtGGTGTcgatgcaggttttaaagggttaatagcaCCCGGATCATTACTCTCCAAACCTCATCACTGCTGCTTATTTGCCTCCAGCGTCATTATCGGCTAATGAATACAACTTTACGAAGCcgccgcacacacacattcagtccAACGACCTGCACTCcacttcccaaacacacaccccGCCAAAATAAAGTTCATAGTGACGAGCTGTTGTTCAGCTCAGTAAACACCGGTTGGTATTccggctgcagcagcaggagtttGGAGCTGACTCCCGTTTTTTTCGGCTAAATACTGCATGCTTTGACAATGAGAGGTTCTCTCGGTGCTGCTGAGCTGTAAAGGTCTCCCACGTGGGGAAATGAGGTTTGAGGGCCTGATTTAGGAGTTTAACATTTACCTTTCGCCCCGAGCCGACCGCGCTGCATTTCAATGATATTTTCACAGCGTTTTAGTGTTTAGTGCAAAGCTCCCTTCAGGAAAACTGTCCCGTGTCTGTGCCGCGTTAGTATGACCGGCAGGTTTCGTTCTCACATATATTTACCCTCAAACTTT
This genomic interval carries:
- the LOC121937736 gene encoding melatonin receptor type 1A-like, which produces MIISLYRSAALVSAGNAFVVSLALADLVVAIYPYPLVLTAIFHDGWIAGYIHCQISGFLMGLSVIGSIFNITGIAINRYCYICHSLKYDKLFSNSNTMCYVVIVWALTILAIVPNWFVESLQYDPRVYSCTFAQSVSSLYTITVVVVHFILPIGIVSYCYLRIWILVIQVRRRVKPDSRPKIKPHDLRNFLTMFVVFVLFAVCWAPLNLIGLAVALDSRLSRAIPEWLFTASYFMAYFNSCLNAVVYGVLNHNFRKEYKRIVLIIFKFHC